In Solanum stenotomum isolate F172 unplaced genomic scaffold, ASM1918654v1 scaffold6733, whole genome shotgun sequence, a single genomic region encodes these proteins:
- the LOC125852930 gene encoding uncharacterized protein LOC125852930, with amino-acid sequence MPQGDYIELHRKRFGRRPDHFERKRKKDAREVHKRSQIAQKALGIKGKMFAKKRYAEKAQMKKTLAMHEESSSRRKVDDDVHEGAVPAYLMDRETTTRAKILSNTIKQKRKEKAGKWEVPLPKVRPVAEDEMFRVIRSGKRKTKQWKRMVTKATFVGAGFTRKPPKYERFIRPSGLRFTKAHVTHPELKCTFNLEIIGVKKNPNGPMYTSLGVITKGTIIEVNVSELGLVTPAGKVVWGKYAQVTNNPENDGCINGVLLV; translated from the exons ATG CCTCAGGGAGATTACATAGAGTTGCACAGGAAGAGATTTGGGCGTCGCCCTGATCACTTCGAGCGTAAACGTAAGAAGGATGCTCGTGAAGTTCACAAGCGATCCCAAATTGCCCAAAAG GCTTTGGGTATCAAGGGTAAGATGTTTGCTAAGAAGCGGTATGCTGAGAAGGCCCAAATGAAGAAAAC ATTGGCTATGCATGAAGAGTCATCATCCCGGCGCAAGGTTGATGATGATGTGCATGAGGGTGCTGTCCCTGCATATCTGATGGATCGTGAGACTACCACAAGAGCTAAG ATTCTTAGCAACACAATAAAGCAAAAGAGGAAAGAGAAAGCTGGAAAATGGGAGGTGCCTCTGCCTAAG GTTAGGCCTGTGGCTGAGGATGAGATGTTCAGAGTGATAAGATCTGGCAAAAGGAAGA CCAAGCAGTGGAAGAGAATGGTTACAAAAGCCACCTTTGTCGGAGCAGGGTTTACCAGGAAACCTCCAAAGTATGAGCGGTTCATCCGCCCATCTGGCTTACGGTTTACTAAAGCCCATGTGACACACCCTGAACTTAAATGTACGTTCAATCTTGAGATCATCGGGGTGAAGAAGAATCCTAATGGTCCAATGTATACTTCTCTAGGTGTTATAACCAAGGGAACCATCATTGAG GTTAATGTCAGTGAACTTGGTCTTGTCACTCCTGCTGGGAAAGTTGTATGGG GTAAATATGCTCAAGTGACGAATAATCCTGAAAATGATGGTTGCATCAATGGAGTTCTCCTAGTGTAG